The Phycisphaeraceae bacterium genome includes a window with the following:
- a CDS encoding GDP-L-fucose synthase has translation MDFSQHRFVVTGGAGFLGQALCGKLRERGVADDRLFVPRRKDYDLTLEADVARLYKDAKPDVVIHLAAEVGGIGANRDHPGRFFFANAAMGMHLIEHGRANRIAKFVQTGTVCAYPKFAEVPFNEDAIWDGFPEETNAPYGVAKKSLFVMLDGYKREYGLDSSVVVPVNLYGPNDNFDLHTSHVIPALIRKCVEAKNAKADHIVCWGTGSASREFLYVDDAAEGILVATEKMDDPTPINLGTGSEITIKNLVELIVRLTGFEGEIVWDATKPDGQPRRCLDTSKAERLLGWKAQVDLETGLRNTIEWFLKQDEVREVVYG, from the coding sequence ATGGATTTCTCACAACACCGCTTCGTGGTCACTGGCGGGGCCGGATTTCTTGGGCAGGCGCTCTGCGGAAAGCTTCGTGAGCGGGGCGTCGCCGATGACCGGCTTTTTGTCCCACGCAGGAAGGATTACGACCTCACCCTCGAGGCCGATGTCGCGCGGCTCTACAAGGACGCGAAGCCTGATGTGGTGATTCATCTTGCCGCGGAGGTGGGCGGGATCGGGGCCAATCGTGATCACCCGGGGCGTTTTTTCTTCGCCAACGCTGCTATGGGCATGCACCTGATCGAGCACGGGCGTGCGAACAGGATCGCCAAGTTCGTGCAGACAGGGACCGTCTGCGCGTACCCCAAGTTCGCTGAGGTGCCGTTCAATGAGGACGCTATTTGGGACGGTTTCCCCGAGGAGACCAATGCGCCGTATGGGGTTGCCAAGAAGTCGCTGTTTGTGATGCTTGATGGGTACAAGCGGGAGTACGGTCTCGACTCGTCGGTGGTCGTGCCGGTGAATCTGTACGGGCCGAACGACAACTTTGATCTGCACACCTCGCACGTGATTCCGGCGCTGATCCGCAAGTGTGTGGAGGCGAAGAACGCGAAGGCTGATCACATCGTCTGCTGGGGGACGGGCTCGGCGTCTCGTGAGTTTTTGTATGTGGACGACGCCGCGGAGGGGATTCTGGTGGCGACGGAGAAGATGGACGACCCGACGCCGATCAATCTGGGCACCGGGTCTGAAATCACAATCAAGAATCTGGTGGAGCTGATCGTGAGGCTCACCGGTTTCGAGGGGGAGATTGTCTGGGACGCGACCAAGCCGGATGGGCAGCCGCGGCGGTGTCTGGATACGTCCAAAGCGGAGAGACTGCTGGGCTGGAAAGCTCAGGTCGACCTTGAAACCGGGCTGCGGAACACGATTGAGTGGTTCCTCAAGCAGGACGAGGTCCGCGAAGTCGTTTACGGTTAG